The Mercurialis annua linkage group LG2, ddMerAnnu1.2, whole genome shotgun sequence genome contains a region encoding:
- the LOC126668362 gene encoding uncharacterized protein LOC126668362, producing the protein MGTPSDKSWMTSYRFSSCYIQGVKNFLNVAKDFTDSNGRVRCPCKNCINIYLKPLQEVKMDLYQYGISENYTNWVHHGETSQPRDSLDGSINSDNELEDSGNDVSEMLDDMCNATFMDTDMEDRLPNQDNNMLEGEVAKFAKLWNDSHCELYPGSQKYSKLSFLLKMINIKALTNSSNKSFFSNLELFKDALPRGETLPSSSYEVKKLMRDLGLGYVTIDACVNDCVLFWKENENLDTCPTCKAPRWKLGFGKRKKVAQKILRHFPLVPRLQRLFMSKDIGENMRWHKEKRVDDDTIRHPADATEWKDFDQKYAWFGKDARNVRLGLASDGFNPFGNMSTSYSMWPVIVTPYNLPPWKCMKENFLMLSLLIPGKESPGNNIDVYLRPLIDELKELWETGVTTYDAYSGKNFQLHAALLWTINDFPAYGMLSGWSTKGKLACPVCNKWTCSLTLKNGVKQCYMGHRRYLHAQHSWRKSRKFDGKPEHGSKPEELSGDEVLRQLDLLPKSLVFGKTPNQKKRARGPEELNWTKRSIFFELPYWKTLKLRHNLDVMHIEKNICENILGTLMNIDGKSKDNIKARMDLEAMGIRKELHLQQKGNKFFMPLACYTLPKPERRKFCEWLQSIRLPDGYASNLSRCVSVQDCKVMGMKSHDYHIFLQRLLPASICGSLRSEVYTALSELSSFFKELCSKTLKRSTVKKLQSDIILIICKLEMIYPPSFFVVMMHLAIHLPREVELGGPVHYRWMYFIERFLRTLKNYVRNLARPEGSIAEAYITKECLNFCSLYFHGVETIYNHVERNNFPVQIGVENGFSIFSNNARPLGATEYKTLSHSDFEKLQWYVLNNCEDVDEYLKIHIEELQKESVIDVRKRHQAGFASWFKECVGRLRATGLVAATDHIYALGLGPDIRIARYSGIIVNGVRFHTVERDNFRRTQNNGVSVTGEHKSKEIEFYGVLTDIIDLQYVNGNHVFLFKCDWWDVGDKNGIKTDGNLVSVNVSRKWYTGDSFVLSSQVQQVFYVSDMKNGGHWKIVQKSFHRNIFDVPEKEKVCNEDSILNDEPYQQYEADNSHEVDQNGGENLELLHPIDVLPDEVDVGQMFQGQNSNPIYSSDEEDDTTINYDDADT; encoded by the exons atgg GGACGCCATCAGACAAAAGTTGGATGACGTCGTACCGATTTAGTTCATGTTATATTCAAGGGGTCAAAAATTTTCTGAATGTTGCAAAAGACTTTACTGATTCAAATGGCAGAGTTCGATGTCCATGCAAGAActgcatcaatatttatttgaagccaTTGCAAGAAGTAAAAATGGATCTATATCAATATGGAATTAGTGAAAACTACACAAACTGGGTGCACCATGGTGAGACTTCTCAACCTCGTGATAGTTTAGATGGCTCTATTAATTCGGACAATGAATTGGAGGatagtggaaatgatgtttcagaaatgttagatgatatgtgtaatgcaacttttatggacaccgacatggaagacagacttcccaatcaagataataacatgctagaaggagaagtagcaaaatttgctaaattgtggaatgattctcattgtgaactatatcctggaagtcaaaaatattcaaagctctcttttcttcttaagatgattaatatcaaagcactcacaaattctagtaataagtcatttttttcgAATTTGGAGTTGTTCAAGGATGCACTCCCGAGAGGAGAAACCCTTCCAAGCTCAAGTTATGAGGTTAAAAAATTGATGCGTGATTTAGGACTCGGTTACGTAACTATTGATGCTTGTGTAAATGATTGTGTGCTATTTtggaaggaaaatgaaaatcttgacacgtgTCCAACTTGTAAGGCCCCTAGATGGAAATTAGGTTTCGGAAAACGCAAGAAGGTTGCTCAAAAAATTCTTAGACACTTCCCTTTAGTACCTAGACTTCAGAGGTTATTTATGTCTAAAGATATTGGTGAAAATATGAGGTGGCATAAGGAGAAACGTGTAGATGATGATACGATTAGACATCCAGCTGATGCTACGGAATGGAAAGATTTTGACCAGAAATATGCTTGGTTTGGCAAAGATGCTCGTAACGTGCGACTTGGGCTTGCTAGTGATGGATTTAACCCTTTTGGAAATATGAGCACGAGTTATAGCATGTGGCCGGTGATTGTGACGCCATATAACTTACCACCATGGAAATGCATGAAGGagaattttttgatgttatctttgcTTATTCCTGGTAAGGAATCTCCCGGAAATAATATCGATGTATATTTAAGGCCATTAATTGATGAGTTAAAAGAGTTATGGGAGACCGGTGTGACAACATATGATGCATATAGCggtaagaattttcaattacatgctgcattattatggacaataaatgactttccagcatatggaatgttatctggatggagcacaaaaggaaaattggcatgtcctgtgtgtaataagtggacgtgttcgctaacattaaaaaatggaGTGAAGCAATGTTACATGGGTCATCGGAGATATTTACATGCCCAACATTCTTGGAGAAAAAGCAGAAAATTTGATGGCAAACCAGAGCACGGGTCAAAGCCTGAAGAGTTGTCAGGAGATGAAGTTCTAAGGCAATTAGATTTGCTTCCAAAAAGCCTTGTTTTTGGGAAGACACCTAACCAAAAAAAGCGTGCACGTGGTCCTGAAGAGCTCAATTGGACAAAGAGAAGTATATTCTTTGAATTGCCTTActggaaaacattaaaattacgtcataatttagatgtaatgcatattgagaagaatatatgtgaaaatatattgggtacgttgatgaatattgatggaaaatctaaggataacattaaggctcgaatggatttagaagcaatgggtataagaaaagagttacatttacagcaaaagggaaataaattttttatgccaCTTGCTTGTTATACATTACCGAAGCCTGAAAGGAGAAAGTTTTGCGAATGGTTGCAGTCAATCCGGTTGCCAGACGGATATGCTTCCAATCTTTCTCGATGTGTAAGTGTTCAGGACTGCAAAGTTATGGGGATGAAAAGCCATGATTATCATATATTCTTGCAACGGTTACTTCCAGCATCAATTTGTGGGTCTTTGCGTAGTGAGGTTTACACTGCATTATCAGAGTTGAGCTCTTTCTTTAAGGAGCTTTGTTCGAAGACTTTAAAAAGATCTACAGTTAAAAAGTTGCAGAGCGatatcattttgataatatgtaaacttgagatgatatatcctccatcttttttcgtggtaatgatgcatttggcaattcatctgccacgtgaagtagaattaggaggccctgttcactataggtggatgtactttattgagag gttcttacgtactttgaaaaattatgtacGTAACTTAGCTCGACCGGAGGGTTCAATTGCTGAAGCGTATATCACTAAAgaatgtttgaacttttgttcaCTGTATTTTCATGGTGTTGAGACAATATATAATCACGttgagagaaataattttcctgtgcaaataggagtggaaaatggattttccatattttcaaacaatgcAAGACCTTTAGGAGCTACAGAATATAAAACGTTATCCCattctgattttgaaaaattgcagtggtatgtgcttaacaattgtgaggatgttgatgaatatcttaa GATTCACATTGAGGAATTACAAAAGGAAAGTGTTATAGATGTGCGAAAAAGACACCAGGCAGGATTTGCCAGTTGGTTCAAGGAGTGT gTTGGACGCTTACGTGCTACTGGTTTGGTTGCAGCAACAGATCATATATATGCGTTGGGATTAGGTCCTGATATACGAATTGCTAGGTACAGTGGGATAATTGTCAATGGAGTTAGGTTTCACACAGTTGAGCGTGATAATTTTCGTCGGACTCAAAATAATGGAGTTTCAGTTACGGGAGAGCATAAGTCGAAAGAAATCGAGTTTTATGGTGTGCTAACAGATATCATTGACCTCCAATATGTTAATGGGAATCATGTTTTCTTGTTTAAATGTGATTGGTGGGATGTTGgcgataaaaatggaattaaaacagatggcaacttagtttctgttaatgtgagccgtaaatggtatacaggtgattctttcgtgttgagttctcaagtacaacaggttttttatgtcagcgatatgaaaaatggaggtcattggaaaattgtgcaaaaatcatttcacaggaatatatttgatgtgccagaaaaggaaaaagtgtgcaatgaagattcaatattgAATGATGAGCCCTATCAGCAATACGAGGCAGATAATAGTCATGAAGTCGATCAAAATGGTGGTGAAAATTTGGAACTCTTGCATCCTATAGATGtattaccggatgaagttgatgTTGGTCAAATGTTTCAAGGTCAAAACTCAAACCCGATTTATTCTAGCGATGAGGAGGATGATACTACGATCAATTATGATGATGCCGACACATGA